A single Deinococcus sp. Leaf326 DNA region contains:
- the lpdA gene encoding dihydrolipoyl dehydrogenase, translating to MDSYDVVVIGGGPAGYVAAIRAAQLGLKTACVDAFERGGKASLGGTCLNVGCIPSKAMLDSSEKFEMIRHEAADHGIEVAGASVNLEKMLARKTGVVDKLTGGIAYLFKKNKVTSFFGLGKLVRQEEGGWVVDAAGTEVLAKNVIVATGSSPRALPLAPFGEHIVENSGALTFSAVPGKLGVIGAGVIGLELGSVWRRLGAQVTVLEALPGFLMAADAAIGKEALKQFQKQGLEFHFGVNITAVDQTDSGVTVTYTEKDQEVTATFDKLIVSIGRVPHTQGLGAEAVGLGLDPRGFVQVDSHYRTNLPGIYAIGDVIGGAMLAHKAEEEGVAVAELLAGQAGHVNYDVVPWVIYTSPEIAWAGLTEQGAKDKGLNIKTGQFPFSANGRALGHGDPRGFVKVVADADTDRLLGVHMIGPNVSELIGEIVALMEFGASSEDLARTVHAHPTLSEVVKEAALAADKRSLHM from the coding sequence ATGGACTCCTACGACGTTGTGGTGATCGGCGGCGGCCCGGCAGGTTACGTGGCGGCCATTCGTGCCGCGCAGCTCGGTCTCAAGACCGCCTGCGTGGACGCTTTCGAGCGCGGCGGCAAGGCGTCGCTGGGCGGCACCTGCCTGAACGTGGGCTGCATTCCCAGCAAGGCGATGCTCGACTCCAGCGAGAAGTTCGAGATGATCCGCCACGAGGCGGCCGACCACGGTATCGAGGTCGCGGGCGCCAGCGTCAACCTGGAGAAGATGCTTGCGCGCAAGACCGGCGTCGTGGACAAGCTCACGGGCGGCATCGCCTACCTGTTCAAGAAGAACAAGGTCACGTCCTTCTTCGGCCTGGGCAAGCTCGTGCGCCAGGAGGAAGGCGGCTGGGTCGTGGACGCCGCCGGCACCGAGGTGCTGGCCAAGAACGTCATCGTGGCGACGGGCAGCAGCCCGCGGGCGCTGCCGCTCGCCCCCTTCGGTGAGCACATCGTCGAGAACAGCGGCGCTCTCACGTTCAGCGCCGTGCCGGGCAAGCTGGGCGTCATCGGGGCCGGGGTCATCGGTCTGGAGCTGGGCAGCGTATGGCGCCGCCTGGGCGCGCAGGTGACTGTCCTGGAGGCCCTTCCCGGATTCCTGATGGCGGCCGACGCTGCCATCGGCAAGGAGGCCCTCAAGCAGTTCCAGAAGCAGGGCCTGGAATTCCACTTCGGCGTGAACATCACGGCCGTGGACCAGACCGACTCGGGCGTCACGGTCACCTATACCGAGAAGGATCAGGAAGTCACCGCGACCTTCGACAAGCTCATCGTGAGCATCGGGCGCGTGCCGCATACCCAGGGTCTGGGCGCCGAGGCGGTCGGTCTGGGGCTCGACCCGCGCGGCTTCGTGCAGGTGGACAGCCACTACCGCACCAACCTGCCGGGCATCTACGCCATCGGCGACGTGATCGGCGGCGCGATGCTGGCCCACAAGGCCGAGGAAGAGGGCGTGGCCGTCGCCGAGCTCCTCGCCGGGCAGGCCGGACACGTCAACTACGACGTCGTGCCCTGGGTGATCTACACCAGCCCCGAAATCGCCTGGGCCGGCCTGACCGAGCAGGGCGCCAAGGACAAGGGCCTGAACATCAAGACCGGGCAGTTCCCCTTCAGTGCCAACGGGCGCGCGCTGGGGCACGGCGACCCGCGCGGCTTCGTGAAGGTCGTGGCCGACGCCGACACGGACCGCCTGCTGGGCGTGCACATGATCGGGCCGAACGTCTCCGAACTCATCGGCGAGATCGTCGCCCTGATGGAATTCGGGGCCAGCAGCGAGGACCTCGCGCGGACTGTCCACGCCCACCCCACCCTGTCGGAAGTCGTCAAGGAAGCGGCCCTGGCGGCCGATAAGCGCTCGCTGCACATGTAA
- a CDS encoding serine protein kinase RIO: MNAGWRPRDVQAELEGADVRPERREKYKTKKPLGRRRLATLTGTEGAGDATIRRLTELGHITEVVAELKSGKEATAYVARGPRGSVLLKLYREFEARSFKNDAIYREGQTITDERAARAMTARSKKGLEMLQASWVNAEYAHLWTLWAAGLSVPEPLVGPRPIDYGETSPAVLMALIGTEDEPAPRLSDARLTPEQARSAWDQSLDGMAGLLRLGYAHGDYSTYNLLWWENTVTIIDFPQLTTRTNPNFSELLRRDAQSLVTSFRKHGIQTDTETTLREVQRRAQGPAPAPRLVLP, translated from the coding sequence ATGAACGCCGGCTGGCGGCCCCGCGACGTGCAGGCCGAGCTGGAGGGTGCCGACGTGCGCCCCGAGCGCCGCGAGAAGTACAAGACCAAGAAGCCGCTGGGCCGCCGCCGGCTGGCCACCCTGACGGGAACGGAAGGCGCAGGCGACGCGACCATCCGGCGCCTGACCGAGCTGGGCCACATCACCGAGGTGGTGGCCGAACTTAAGAGCGGTAAGGAGGCGACGGCCTATGTCGCGCGCGGCCCACGCGGCAGCGTCCTGCTCAAGCTCTACCGCGAGTTCGAGGCCCGGTCGTTCAAGAACGACGCCATCTACCGGGAAGGGCAGACCATCACCGACGAGCGCGCCGCGCGGGCAATGACAGCCCGCAGCAAGAAGGGTCTGGAAATGCTTCAGGCGAGCTGGGTGAACGCCGAGTACGCGCACCTGTGGACCCTGTGGGCCGCCGGCCTGAGCGTGCCCGAGCCGCTGGTGGGGCCGCGCCCCATCGATTACGGCGAGACCAGCCCGGCGGTCCTGATGGCCCTCATCGGCACCGAGGACGAGCCGGCCCCCCGCCTGAGCGACGCCCGGCTGACCCCCGAACAGGCCCGCAGCGCCTGGGACCAGAGCCTGGACGGCATGGCCGGCCTGCTGCGGCTGGGGTACGCCCACGGCGACTACAGCACCTACAACCTCCTGTGGTGGGAGAACACCGTGACGATCATCGACTTTCCTCAGCTGACCACCCGAACGAATCCCAATTTCTCCGAGCTGCTGCGACGCGACGCCCAGAGCCTCGTGACCAGCTTCCGCAAGCACGGCATCCAGACCGACACCGAAACCACCCTACGCGAGGTGCAGCGCCGCGCGCAGGGACCAGCCCCCGCGCCGCGCCTGGTGCTGCCCTGA
- a CDS encoding alpha/beta fold hydrolase gives MPVRSGGGAVLAAEMVGEGPPLVLLHAGVADRRVWAAQVARLWADYRLVTYDRRGYGETPAVNEPYSDVADLLAVLDALDIGQAVLVGSSKGGEIALDFALAYPGRVGALVLVGAAIGGMPVPDDWGEVPERLGREMQAAAGAGDLDRLNELEAQLWLDGADPPGRVQGPVRDLFLEMNGTALRAAQEGGTPPDQDAYARLPEIAVPTLLVVGSLELLHLRAASEHAARVMPRAELHVVPDTAHLPALERPGAFGVLLDAFLASLPGGPEA, from the coding sequence GTGCCTGTACGCAGCGGCGGCGGCGCGGTCCTGGCGGCCGAGATGGTCGGCGAAGGCCCGCCTCTGGTCCTGCTGCACGCCGGCGTCGCCGACCGCCGGGTCTGGGCGGCGCAGGTGGCCCGGCTCTGGGCAGACTACCGCCTGGTCACCTACGACCGCCGCGGTTATGGCGAGACGCCCGCCGTGAACGAACCCTACAGCGACGTCGCCGATCTGCTGGCTGTCCTGGACGCCCTGGACATCGGGCAGGCCGTTCTGGTCGGCAGCTCGAAGGGCGGCGAGATCGCTCTGGACTTCGCTCTGGCGTACCCCGGACGCGTGGGCGCCCTCGTGCTGGTCGGTGCGGCCATCGGCGGGATGCCGGTGCCGGACGACTGGGGCGAGGTGCCCGAGCGCCTCGGCCGGGAGATGCAGGCGGCCGCAGGGGCCGGCGACCTGGACCGCCTGAACGAACTGGAGGCGCAGCTCTGGCTCGACGGTGCGGACCCGCCGGGCCGCGTGCAGGGGCCGGTGCGGGACCTCTTTCTGGAAATGAACGGCACGGCTCTGCGGGCGGCGCAGGAAGGCGGGACCCCCCCCGACCAGGACGCTTATGCGCGCCTGCCCGAAATCGCCGTGCCGACCCTGCTCGTGGTGGGCAGTCTGGAACTGCTCCACCTGCGGGCCGCCAGCGAACACGCTGCCCGCGTGATGCCCCGCGCCGAACTGCACGTCGTGCCGGACACGGCGCATCTGCCGGCGCTCGAGCGGCCTGGAGCGTTCGGCGTTCTTCTGGACGCCTTCCTGGCGTCGCTGCCCGGTGGCCCAGAGGCGTAG